In the Desulfobulbaceae bacterium genome, one interval contains:
- a CDS encoding branched-chain amino acid ABC transporter substrate-binding protein yields the protein MKRNNYGLAIIVLVGALMGRLGTSWASEPIRLGVAGAHSGDLASYGLPSLNAARLVVKDINAKGGVLGRQIEILAEDDVCKPEIATNTATKLISEKADIIIGHICSGATKAVVGIYNDARTIVISPSATNPELTQSGNYPNFFRTIASDDAQATQEVDFALKVLKLKKIAVIHDKGDYGKGLAEFAKGFVEKSGVAELVLYEGVTPGAVDYSAVVQKIKRSGADGVVFGGYHPEASKIVAQMRKKGMKTVFISDDGVKDDTFIKVAGQYAEGVYASGPKDTSKNPLTQAAVEAHKKEFGSEPGAFFLNAYAATLAALHAIDKAGSTEFGQVVKALRSEPVDTPLGMIHFDERGDAVGVGFSMYVVKDGVYQEVQ from the coding sequence ATGAAACGGAATAACTATGGATTGGCTATCATAGTCCTGGTTGGGGCATTGATGGGGAGGCTGGGAACTTCTTGGGCGTCTGAACCTATTCGGCTCGGGGTCGCAGGCGCTCATAGCGGGGATCTGGCATCCTATGGTTTGCCGAGTCTGAACGCTGCTCGTCTGGTGGTTAAAGATATCAACGCCAAGGGTGGGGTGCTGGGGAGGCAGATCGAGATCCTGGCCGAGGACGATGTCTGCAAACCAGAGATTGCCACCAATACTGCGACCAAGTTGATTTCTGAAAAGGCCGACATTATTATTGGTCATATCTGTAGCGGGGCAACCAAGGCAGTTGTGGGAATATACAACGATGCTCGAACAATCGTTATTTCGCCGTCGGCCACTAACCCTGAGTTGACCCAGAGCGGCAATTATCCGAATTTTTTTAGAACAATTGCCTCCGATGATGCTCAGGCGACTCAAGAGGTCGATTTTGCTCTAAAGGTTCTGAAGTTGAAGAAGATTGCGGTAATCCATGACAAAGGTGATTATGGCAAGGGCTTGGCTGAGTTTGCCAAGGGCTTTGTTGAGAAATCGGGAGTTGCTGAGTTGGTTCTTTACGAGGGGGTGACCCCAGGGGCGGTGGATTATTCAGCGGTAGTTCAAAAGATTAAACGTTCTGGCGCCGATGGGGTTGTTTTTGGCGGGTACCATCCAGAGGCGTCGAAGATCGTAGCTCAAATGCGCAAGAAGGGGATGAAAACAGTATTTATCTCCGATGATGGAGTTAAGGACGACACCTTTATTAAAGTGGCGGGTCAATATGCTGAAGGGGTTTACGCTTCTGGGCCGAAGGATACATCGAAGAATCCATTGACTCAAGCCGCTGTTGAAGCCCACAAAAAGGAGTTTGGCAGTGAACCGGGGGCGTTTTTTTTGAATGCCTATGCGGCAACCTTGGCTGCCCTTCATGCAATTGATAAGGCAGGATCAACTGAGTTCGGACAGGTCGTTAAGGCGCTTCGCAGTGAGCCGGTTGATACTCCTTTGGGCATGATCCATTTTGATGAGCGTGGCGATGCTGTTGGAGTTGGTTTTTCCATGTATGTGGTCAAGGACGGAGTTTATCAGGAAGTGCAATAG